GAAGACGATGCACGGTGAACGCGGAGCCGTCCCAGTGGTGCAGCGTCGGCGGCGGGAACAACGGGTGCTGTTCGAGGGCGTAGAACCAGACGTCGTCTGGGGCGACGTACTCGATCTGCAGGATCCAGTGGGCCCATTCGGAGCCCCACGGCGTGCGCGTCCAGTCCGTGCCGTCGAAGTGCCACAGCGGGGTCGGGCCGATCTGCGACTCGCCGAATCCCCCGGCCCAGACGTCCGAAGCGCTTCCGGCGGCGATGGCGTTGAGCCCGGAGGGTTGCGGAAGGGTGAGCGCGTTCGTCCACTGGCCGTGCCGCCGCACCGACACCGTCGTGGCGTCCCCATGGATCCCGGTCGCCCACAGTCCGCCGGCCCGGTCGACGTCGATGGCCTGAAGTTGCTCGCCGGCGGGACCCGCCACCGTCGTCCAGCGGTGCCCGTTCCAGTGCAGCAGGTCGGTGCGCTCCTGGGCGTTCGGACCTGCGGCCAGGGCCCACACGTTCGCGGCGTGGTGCGCACGGACATCGTTGACGACGGCCAATCCCTCGGGCATCGCGACGCGCGTCCAGCCACGCGGGTTCCGCTGCAGCATGACGGCACGCGAGTCCGGCTGATACGCGTTCTCCGTGCCCCCGGCGAAGACGTGCCACGGGTCCGGCGCGGCGATACCGAGCAGATGGCTCCGCCCCGCCAACGGCGGCACCGGCACATCGACCCATTCCCCCGCCGACGGTGCGTCGGCACGCGCAACCCCACCCAGCGGCCCGGCAACGGCGGCCCCGACCAGCGCAGCACCCCCCAGCCCAAAGGCGCGACGCGACAGCAGAGGATTCAGCGAGCTTCGATCCACAGGACCTCCAAGGACGACGACCACTCAATGCCAGTATCTGCTGGCAAGATCAGAGTTTCCACCCCTGACCTCAAATGGCCACCGACCCCCACAGCCGCCAACGGGCCCACTGCGCCCATCAGCCCGCGCATTCCACTGCTCCACCTACAGGCGCCGAGTCCTCGCCCGGCTACGCCCGCCGCCCGTCCCCTCGTCCCGCACACGGAAGCCTGATTACGCGGGCATCGATCCCCGTCTGGCGGGGCCAGAACTATCCGGCCAGTAACGCGGACGTGACCAGAACGCCAACGTCTCCGCTCTTTTTGTCAGGCAGACAAAAAGCGATCCTCGCTGCGTGACCGAGGACCGATGGACCCCGCCCGCCGTCATGCTCGCCGTCGACCTAGTGATCTTGACGTTGCGCGAGTCGAGCCTGAAGGTGCTGCTCATCGAGCGCGGTGTCGAGCCTTACGAGGGTGCGTGGGCGCTTCCTGGCGGGTTCCTGCGGGACGCCGCGGAGGACCTCACCGCGGCGGCCCACCGCGAGCTGGAGGAGGAAGCGGCGATGGACGCCGCGACGCTGCATCTTGAGCACCTGGGGGTCTACGGCGCTCCGGGGCGCGACCCGCGCGGCCGCGTGGTGTCCGTCGCCTATCTGGCGATCGCGCCGGGGCTCCCGGAACCGACCGCGGGCACGGACGCCGCCGGCGCCCGGTGGCAGCCGGCCGATCAGGTCCTCTCCGGGGAACTGGAGCTCGCCTTCGACCACCGGCGGATCGTCGAGGACGGTGTCGAGAACGCCCGCGCCAAGCTCGAGCACTCCGCCCTCGCGACGGCGTTCTGCGCTCCGGTCTTCACCATCACCGATCTCCAGCGGGTCTATGAGGCGGTGTGGGGGATCCCCCTCGATCCCCGAAATTTCTACCGGAAGGTTCAGAAGACCAGCGGGTTCATCGTCGCGGCAGGGCCGGAGCGGAAGGTGACGTCCGGGAGACCGGCCCGGCTGTTCAAGGCGGGTCCGCGCACATTCCTGTACCCGCCGATGGTCCGGCCCAGCGAACCATCGAACACGAAAGGACCGGAGGAATGAACGACAGCCCGATCGTCGTCCTTACCGCGCTCGACGTCGAGTACGAGGCCGTCCGCGAGAAGCTGGACGCTCCACGAGTCCACCGCCATCCGCAGGGCACTCGGTTCGAGGTGGGGCGGCTGGCAGGCGGCAAATGCCGGATCGCGTTAGGGCTCGTCGGCAAGGGCAACCAGTCCGCGGCGGTGCTGACCGAACGCGCCATCACCGAGTTCTCCCCCGTCGCGCTGCTCTTCGTCGGCGTGGCGGGTGCCCTGCACACCCATATCCCCCTGGGGGATCTGGTGGTCGCCACCCACGTGTACGCGTTCCACGGTGGGACGAGCGAGGACGACGGCTTCAAGAGCCGGCCACGCGTGTGGGAGGCGTCGCACGGCGCCGACCAGCTCGCACGGCATGTCGCGCGCGACCGTGCATGGGCGGACGATGGCCGCACCGGCAAGGTGCACTTCGGGCCGATCGCGGCAGGCGAGGTCGTCCTCGACTCCAAGGTCTCGGCGTACGCCCGCTGGATCAGGCAGCACTTCAACGACGCGCTCGCGATCGAGATGGAAGGGGCCGGCGTCGCTCAGGCCGCGCACCTGAACAGATCGCTGCCGGTGGTCGTGGTTCGGGGAATCAGCGATCGCGCCGACGGCACCAAGGAGACCACCGACCGCGAACAGTGGCAGGCCCGGGCGGTGGCCAACGCGGCGGCGTACACCGTGGCCCTGGCCGAGAACCTGGCCGGCGAGGAACGGGACCGCGCTCGGTCCGAGGCGAACGACCCGAAGGGGAGCAGCGACATGCCCGGAACGACCCGCAACGTGGCCAAGGACAACGCACGGGTGGGCGTGCAGGCAGGTCAGGTGTACGGCGGTATCCACGTTTCCAGCGAGCGAACCGCACCGGCCGACCCGGCCGAAGCGATCGCCGGCCTGGCCGCCCGGCTCCAGCAGGCCCGGACGTCCGGCCAGCTGGACGAGGACACCTACCAGGCGGCCCAAGCGGAGCTCGCCGCCGCCGGCGAGACCTTGCTGACGACCGCGCCGCAGGACATGGGCGCCGTGACGCTGGCGCTGAAGAAGGTGCGCGGACTCGTCGCGGACGTCGCGATCCTGGCCGCCGAGGTCGGGACGATCATCGCCCTGGTCCAGGGTCTGTCATGACCGAAACGCACGCCACCGCGACGAACTACGCGGCGGACAACGCCCAGATCGGCGTCCAGGCTGCGATCGTGCACGGCGACGTCCACCACTACGCGCTCTCTGCGAACGCCTCGCCCGCGGAGCGGTTCGAGATCGGTGTCCGCCTGCTCGACGGCGGCATGTCAGACAGGGCGCGGCAGCTCATACGCGAAGCCGTCGTGGACGGCCACAGAGGTAGCGAAGCCTGCTTCTACCTACGGCTTGCCTTGGTCAGCGGCCGGACCCGGCACGAGATGCCTCCCGAGGACGCCGAGATCTTGTGGAATGCTCCGCGTCTGTGCCACGTCTCCGGTGGAGACGCATGGGCCGACGGGGTGAAAACCATCGGCCGCCTGCTGGAGGCCGCACGGCTCCCGGACGCGGACATGCGTCTCCTCCTCAAGGATCTCGACGGGCTTGCCGAGCCTCAGCGCCCGATGATCCTGCGACACATGGAGCTGTTCCTGGAAGGGCCACTCCAGGACGAGATGTGGAAACGTTCGCTGGAAAGCGCCGAACAGAACCAGAAGGCGAAGGACCGGACCGACCGTGTCTGGAAATTCTTTCAGCCGGACCCCCTCGGTCCACGGGTGCCTGATCCACGGCCTCCCAACACTCCCCGAAGCCTCCGGGTGCAGGCGGTGGCCGCAACGGCGGTCCTGGCCGCGGCGGCGTTTCACATCGGCTACCTCTTGGCCCGGGACCTCCAGGTAGTCGCGATGCTCGTGTGTCTGCTGAGCATCGGAGGCGGCTACTTCGCCGCGCGCGGTGGCCTGGAGTGGCGCTTCCGCGTCGAGCGGCTCCGAGCGAAGGACGCCGAGTTCGCGCCGCCTCGCGCTCGCACGGCCAGTCCACCTTCTGGCGGCTTCGCCAGCAGGGTCGACCAGCATTTCGACCACTACTTCGCCAGGTACGTTCCGCGCGACACGAGCCGCTCAGCCTGGCTGGACGGTACGGCTGGCATTCGCCGGAGCATTCGGGACGAGATGGTCGGCGTCTACAGGGAGCAGCGGGCAGGGGCCGAACGCATCGCCTGGCTTGTCCGGCACCGGGTGAGCGAGGTCAGGAAGCGGTGGGAGAACGACACGCTGTGGGACTACCGCCGGGAACTCGCGGTCCCCCTGCCCACGAAGGCCGTGACACTTCTCGGAAGTGCCACGTGCGTGATCGGAGCCTGCCAGGCGATGGTGACGGCGACACAGATCGCTCCCCTCGGGGCGACGCGTTCTACGGCTATCGCGCTCGCGGCAGGATTCGTGGCCGTCCGCGCCTGGCTGCGCATCGTCCTCGAACGCAGACGGCACGCCGCCGACAAGGCGGAGGTCGCGCAGGTGCGCGCCGCATGCGATGAGGCCTTCCTGCGCTGGAAGGAGAAGCTGGCCGACAAGCCCTCGGATCGGGAGATGGCGGCGTGGTTGGACTGCGACCGAAAAGTACTGCTGGATGAGGCGCTACGCCACTACAAACTCTCCATGAGCGACCTGATCGCCCATGCCTTCATCGAAGCGCCCGGCACCCCGACCCGCCGCGCGAGACTGAAGCATGGTCCGTGGCGCTACACGCGCTATCGCCTGACGCTCTTCCTCCTCACAGCTGACGGGATACGCCAGTTCAGGGCCGACCTCGACTTCGAGCAGGGCGCTTTCCGCGGCCATGAACGCACCAACTACCGCTACGAGTCGGTCGCAGCGGTGCTGGTGCGCCAAGCAGAGCGCGATGAACGCAAGTTCGAGCTCGCGCTCGTCAACGGAGAGCGGATCCGGGTCGACGTGTTGGCCTCCGGAACGGAAGAGCTGCTGGTGGACGAGAGTTTGGGAGAGGTCTCGGAGGTGACCTTTGACTCCGCGGGTCTCGGTCACACCCTTCATGTCTTGGAGGGCGTCGCCGCCGAAGGCAAGCGGTGGATCACCCAGGAGCGCCGACGAAAGGCCGACCGCGTGCGTCCGGGCGCATGAAAGCCGGTCGGGACGGACGCTGCGTCCGGGAATTGTCCGTCCATGTCAGGGGACACCGCGCAATGGCCGCGTCGTGCTGCTCGTGCTGGTGGGCACGAGCAGCGGGGCGGTGGGGGTTAGGCGACGGCGGTTGCTTCTAGTTCGACCATCAGGGTGGGGATTGCTAGGCGGGTGACGCCCAGCATCGTGGTGCTCGTGGCAACTTTGGCGGCGGCCAAGCGGGACGCCAGGACGCCGTAGTGCTGGAAGAGCAGGTCGACGTCGGTGGTGTAGACGTTGAGGCGGACGAGATCCGCCAGGGACATGCCGGCCTCGCCGAGCACGGCCTCCAGGTTGTCGATGCTCAGTGCGAGCTGCGCCGCCATGTCGCCGGCGTGCTGGGGCTTGCCGTCTCCGCTCATCGCGGTCTGGCCTGAGCAGTACAGGGTTCGGTTGTGTCCGGAGACGACCTCGCCCTGGTTGTAGCCCAGGTCCACCGACCAGGTCCACGGGTTGACCGTCGTTCGCTCCATTGGCGGACAGCTCCATTCGATTCGTTGACAGTGCGTCGTCGGGCCGCTCCATAGCCGCCCTCTGACGTCGTGAAATGAGCCTCCCAACGAATCACGACATCCTGTGTCATGTATTTCGGTAGGTTCTTGGCGTGCGTGCTGACCGGTTGGTTTCGCTGGTGCTGTTGCTGCGCCGGCATGGTCGGTTGTCTGCCACGGCCCTGGCCCGGGAGCTGGAGGTTTCGACCCGCACCGTGCTGCGCGACATCGAGGCGTTGTCCGCGGCGGGGGTTCCGGTCTACGCCGAACGGGGTCGGCACGGCGGGTTCGCGTTGCTGCCCGGTTTCCGGACCGAGCTCACCGGGCTGAACCACGAGGAGGCGCTCGCCCTGCTGGTCGCCGGTTCGCGGCGCGGGGCGCAGGCGTTCGGGCTCGGCTCGGCGCTCGCTTCGGCCATGCTGAAGGTGGTGGACGCGCTGCCGGAGAGCTATCGGGACACCGCTGCCGACGCGGCCCAGCGGCTGCTCATCGAACCGGACGCCGATCTTCTCGCGCGCCGGCTGGTCGCCGAGGAGGTGCCTGAGGCGGTGGTGGCCGAGGTCAGGCGCGCGGTGTTCGCCGGGCACAAGCTGCGCATCCGCTACGCGGCTGTGGACCAGGCCGCGAAGTGGCGCACGGTGGACCCGATCGGGCTCGTCACCGCCCGCGGCCTGGGCTATCTGCTGGCCACGAGGTCCGGTGCGGATCGCACGTACCGGCTGTCGCGGATCTCGGCCGCCGAGGAACTGGACGAACCCGCGCAGCGGAAAGAGCGGGTCGATCTGGATCGGGCGTGGCAGGAGCGCAGCACGCGGTTCCGGACGGGCGGCGACCAGGTCGCCGTACTCGCACGGGTGAATCCGGTACGGCGAGGACAGCTGGTGGGCACGGCGTTGGCCGTCCTCTCCGAGGAGGACGACACGGACGGCTGGCCGCGGCTGGAGGTGACCTTCCAGGATTCGAGGCACGCCGTGTGGGCGCTGTGGCAGCTCGCCGACGACGCGGAGGTTCTCGCCCCGCAGTGGCTGCGCACCTCGCTACGCGACCGGGCAGCCGCCATCGCCGCGCGCTATGGCGACTCGTCTTGACGAACTCGTCGCCTGTTCTGGGCCGCCCGCCAGTGCCAGGTGGCTTCCGTCGTTTCCACTTCCCGCCGCCGACCGCCGGAAGGTCCCAGCGGGGCGCCTCCGCCGGGACCTTTCGGGGAGTCTGGTCAGAGGTCGAGGTCCCCGGCCTTCACGCGGGCGAGGAGCCCGGTGAACGCCGTGCGGTCGAGGGGAATGTGACCGCTTTCGGGGTTCTTGCTGTCCCGGACACCGATCGTGGTCGGCAGCTTCGCGACCTCCACGCACTCTTGTTGAGAATTGCTGCGACTGCTCTTGCGCCACCTGGGCCCTGCGAAGTCAGCACTCATGGCCCGATCATCTCCCCTGCCCTCTGTCGGAACAATGCCGTGCTGTCCTCCTGCGACAGGGCGACGTCCGAGATGACCGCGAAAGCCTCGGTGTAGCAGTCGATCTCGTGCGGCTTGTCCAGGTACAAGGCTCCCGTGAAGCCCTGCACATAGACCGTCGGGGGTTCGTGATTGCGTCCATCACCGGTGGTCGGAAACCGCATGAGGATGAACGGTCCGGTTTCGAGCCCTCGATGCGCTCCCGCCGAGAACGGCACAACGCGGACGGAGATGTCGGGTCGCTCGTTCGCTTCGGCGAGCCGGTGGAGCTGAGCCGCCATGATCGCCGGTCCGCCCACGGCCCGGCGAACG
The sequence above is a segment of the Actinomadura coerulea genome. Coding sequences within it:
- a CDS encoding RidA family protein, translating into MERTTVNPWTWSVDLGYNQGEVVSGHNRTLYCSGQTAMSGDGKPQHAGDMAAQLALSIDNLEAVLGEAGMSLADLVRLNVYTTDVDLLFQHYGVLASRLAAAKVATSTTMLGVTRLAIPTLMVELEATAVA
- a CDS encoding 5'-methylthioadenosine/S-adenosylhomocysteine nucleosidase, encoding MNDSPIVVLTALDVEYEAVREKLDAPRVHRHPQGTRFEVGRLAGGKCRIALGLVGKGNQSAAVLTERAITEFSPVALLFVGVAGALHTHIPLGDLVVATHVYAFHGGTSEDDGFKSRPRVWEASHGADQLARHVARDRAWADDGRTGKVHFGPIAAGEVVLDSKVSAYARWIRQHFNDALAIEMEGAGVAQAAHLNRSLPVVVVRGISDRADGTKETTDREQWQARAVANAAAYTVALAENLAGEERDRARSEANDPKGSSDMPGTTRNVAKDNARVGVQAGQVYGGIHVSSERTAPADPAEAIAGLAARLQQARTSGQLDEDTYQAAQAELAAAGETLLTTAPQDMGAVTLALKKVRGLVADVAILAAEVGTIIALVQGLS
- a CDS encoding NUDIX domain-containing protein — translated: MTEDRWTPPAVMLAVDLVILTLRESSLKVLLIERGVEPYEGAWALPGGFLRDAAEDLTAAAHRELEEEAAMDAATLHLEHLGVYGAPGRDPRGRVVSVAYLAIAPGLPEPTAGTDAAGARWQPADQVLSGELELAFDHRRIVEDGVENARAKLEHSALATAFCAPVFTITDLQRVYEAVWGIPLDPRNFYRKVQKTSGFIVAAGPERKVTSGRPARLFKAGPRTFLYPPMVRPSEPSNTKGPEE
- a CDS encoding helix-turn-helix transcriptional regulator; translated protein: MRADRLVSLVLLLRRHGRLSATALARELEVSTRTVLRDIEALSAAGVPVYAERGRHGGFALLPGFRTELTGLNHEEALALLVAGSRRGAQAFGLGSALASAMLKVVDALPESYRDTAADAAQRLLIEPDADLLARRLVAEEVPEAVVAEVRRAVFAGHKLRIRYAAVDQAAKWRTVDPIGLVTARGLGYLLATRSGADRTYRLSRISAAEELDEPAQRKERVDLDRAWQERSTRFRTGGDQVAVLARVNPVRRGQLVGTALAVLSEEDDTDGWPRLEVTFQDSRHAVWALWQLADDAEVLAPQWLRTSLRDRAAAIAARYGDSS
- a CDS encoding DUF397 domain-containing protein; translation: MSADFAGPRWRKSSRSNSQQECVEVAKLPTTIGVRDSKNPESGHIPLDRTAFTGLLARVKAGDLDL